The following proteins come from a genomic window of Purpureocillium takamizusanense chromosome 13, complete sequence:
- a CDS encoding uncharacterized protein (COG:S~EggNog:ENOG503P05D) — MAGSSSSIEKRLAEPASESPSRGITQRPPGVSPSLNPPTLPPGQRLSPPLPALSSVPSSDPPLITDVLPIVPTSVTTSPSNYGRINAENESNLSLFDDLPSRRARNPRLQSSPRSMSRDSQLSQGAGESTALQQRQKQAHHRQDLDMRRKRHRATPITLSALPPELVDAILSHLSAQELAFVAATCRALRKHAMSDFHWHRLVQHNVPGQAVTRPGPFSSYRELYVAHDRVWFLPKYKIWFCDRDLMGKLIVTRLDQRRGCIEGYQLLAVSNRSTFQHWSADSQVIIHGFEPQVKLHLDKPVVQFRVRDRQEDGGFSSRPGANRFADEMPMALEERMGAMFSNFLLTRPLDPKTAEEKLDTDYPYDNIWPPPTIPARHHVSGARSGQGVVELSPDDRPRSQWDVSDQTFRIRQWMEMAGTPAPPRLLGRTPAGPPDLGLTGVHIGEEIITYSTLDPVLYTPTPTKPWRGIWVGDYSGHGCEFLLINQPDDPPATDAELGLVRDDDETDESWEKRRTEARMYRGRFEAIKLTGDPNVPRGEYTFVADDLGPKGFVGVAADEPFVGARVVHSQGHIAGTGFVRDKYIESQLLLLSPDRLAQYWVGFGHISFFERVHIDDFLVP; from the exons TCCTCATCGTCAATCGAAAAACGACTTGCGGAGCCAGCATCCGAATCACCCTCACGTGGCATCACGCAGCGACCCCCAGGAGTCTCACCATCGTTAAATCCGCCGACTTTGCCACCTGGGCAGCGGCTGTCGCCCCCTTTGCCAGCACTCTCGTCGGTACCCTCGTCGGACCCTCCGCTAATAACAGACGTTCTTCCCATTGTTCCAACGTCAGTGACGACCTCGCCTTCCAACTACGGTCGCATCAACGCCGAGAACGAGAGTAATCTGAGCCTCTTCGACGACCTGCCtagccgccgcgccagaaACCCGCGTCTCCAGTCAAGCCCACGCAGTATGTCGAGAGACTCGCAGCTCTCTCAAGGCGCCG GCGAGTCGACTGCACTCCAACAGCGGCAGAAACAGGCGCATCATCGGCAAGACCTCGATATGCGGCGGAAGAGGCACAGAGCCACTCCAATTACGTTATCGGCTTTGCCTCCAGAGCTCGTTGACGCAATCCTATCTCATCTGTCAGCTCAAGAACTCGCTTTCGTTGCAGCCACTTGCCGGGCGCTACGAAAGCACGCCATGTCCGACTTTCACTGGCATAGGTTGGTCCAGCACAACGTACCTGGCCAAGCCGTGACCAGACCCGGCCCCTTCTCGAGCTACCGCGAACTCTATGTAGCCCACGACCGGGTTTGGTTCCTACCCAAATACAAGATCTGGTTCTGCGACAGGGACCTGATGGGCAAGCTCATCGTAACGCGTCTCGATCAGCGACGCGGATGCATAGAGGGGTATCAGCTGCTCGCAGTCAGCAACCGGAGCACGTTTCAACACTGGTCAGCAGACAGCCAGGTTATAATCCACGGGTTCGAGCCGCAGGTCAAGCTGCACCTGGACAAGCCTGTCGTGCAGTTCCGTGTCCGAGACAGGCAGGAGGACGGAGGTTTTTCGTCACGACCCGGCGCTAACCgcttcgccgacgagatGCCCATGGCACTAGAGGAGCGCATGGGCGCCATGTTCAGCAACTTCCTGCTAACGCGGCCCCTGgaccccaagacggccgaggagaagctaGATACCGACTACCCGTACGACAACATTTGGCCACCGCCGACAATCCCGGCCCGTCACCACGTGTCCGGCGCCCGCTCCGGCCAgggtgtcgtcgagctgtCGCCCGATGACCGGCCCCGATCTCAGTGGGATGTTTCGGACCAGACCTTCCGTATTCGGCAGTGGATGGAGATGGCCGGcacgcctgcgccgccgaggctcCTGGGCCGAACCCCTGCTGGGCCGCCGGATCTGGGTCTGACAGGCGTCCATATAGGCGAGGAGATCATCACCTACTCGACCCTCGACCCCGTCCTGTAcacgccgacaccgacgaaACCGTGGCGGGGGATTTGGGTTGGTGACTACAGCGGCCATGGTTGCGAGTTTCTGCTCATTAACCAACCGGACGACCCACCCGCGACCGATGCCGAGCTGGGTCTGGTCCGAGATGACGATGAGACGGACGAGTCGTGGGAGAAGAGGCGGACCGAAGCACGAATGTACCGCGGACGCTTCGAGGCGATAAAGCTGACTGGCGATCCGAATGTGCCTCGTGGTGAGTACACGTTTGTGGCTGACGATCTGGGCCCCAAGGGCTTTGTTGGCGTGGCGGCAGACGAGCCCTTTGTCGGCGCCAGAGTTGTCCACAGCCAGGGCCATATCGCAGGCACGGGCTTCGTGCGAG ACAAATACATTGAGAGCCAGCTTCTGCTTCTCTCCCCAGACCGATTGGCACAATACTGGGTCGGGTTTGGTCACATCAGCTTCTTTGAGAGGGTCCACATTGACGACTTTCTGGTACCGTGA
- a CDS encoding uncharacterized protein (EggNog:ENOG503NZGI~COG:T) gives MEEDEIARLRRLLDESERRREEAETLAAAARPQTVTDYLEACHQLSLAIDIVTDKSLTTQGEPTKPTGRKFPRRIIPWDSFAAAQEETWNQLAADDAFFTDTICPSSNQVDYIASLNRPISSENDLRNFERDTVEISVQRLLDEVYRNRRLRDNLDMQGTVTFKSHMNLGNFDWCPKAPGPG, from the exons atggaagaagacgaaaTCGCAAGACTACGGCGACTACTTGACGAATCCGAACGCCGACGGGAAGAAGCCGAAaccttggccgccgctgcgcgacCACAAACAGTCACAGACTACCTCGAGGCCTGCCATCAACTCAGTCTGGCAATTGACATAGTTACGGACAAGAGCCTGACGACACAGGGAGAGCCCACTAAGCCCACAGGCCGCAAGTTTCCACGGCGGATCATCCCCTGGGACAgcttcgccgcggcgcaagaAGAGACGTGGAACCAGCTAGCAGCTGACGATGCGTTTTTTACTGACACTATTTGCCCATCTTCGAATCAGGTGGACTATATCGCATCGTTGAACAGGCCAATCAGCAGCGAAAATGATCTTCGAAACTTTGAGCGAGATACGGTCGAAATTTCTGTTCAGAGACTGCTTGACGAAGTGTACCGGAACCGGCGTCTGCGGGACAACCTCGATATGCAAGGCACGGTGACGTTCAAGAGCCATATGAACCTAG GCAACTTCGACTGGTGTCCAAAGGCGCCGGGCCCAGGGTAG
- a CDS encoding uncharacterized protein (COG:S~EggNog:ENOG503NZE3~TransMembrane:8 (i20-42o76-94i106-124o130-148i155-174o186-206i213-232o238-259i)) produces MMQWHKFKSLGKREFDTRLVLTALASVSSWCLSLSVSVYYTLREPHDQGTIVGRRIWDQNMTHNQGFALDSSCMNAFWIALFAAQLFAVIGIVLRGRKDDSTMAICIHFCVNNLLHAISIILFVRSVFGWTEFILVLNFVNLSCLHFLHQTAPLYVCGPLVSGPLSWGFLAMYWNGSMAVDAGDNARNVLTVLAMFGILGYGLFISMAFKDRVVAVALGFFAAAIAIAQFRLEQDDFRWITPTITSSILVFTSVLSISLNIRKGKVLDWECDERKEDDGSGKHSELV; encoded by the exons ATGATGCAGTGGCATAAGT TCAAGTCCCTTGGCAAACGGGAGTTTGATACCCGTCTCGTATTGACTGCTCTTGCCAGCGTCTCCTCATGGTGTCTCTCCTTGTCTGTGTCTGTCTACTACACCCTTCGCGAGCCACATGACCAGGGCACCATCGTCGGAAGACGCATCTGGGATCAAAACATGACCCACAACCAAGGCTTCGCTCTCGATTCGAGCTGCATGAATGCTTTTTG GATTGCTCTCTTCGCTGCACAGCTCTTCGCTGTTATAGGCATTGTTTTACGAGGCCGCAAGGACGACAGCACCATGGCGATCTGTATTCACTTTTGTGTCAACAATCTATTGCACGCCATCTCTATAATCCTGTTTGTGCGGTCGGTTTTTGGATGGACCGAGTTCATTCTGGTCCTCAATTTTGTCAACCTCTCCTGCCTTCACTTCCTTCACCAAACTGCGCCTCTCTACGTCTGTGGGCCCCTTGTCTCCGGCCCTCTTTCCTGGGGCTTTCTGGCCATGTACTGGAATGGCTCCATGGCTGTGGATGCAGGTGACAATGCCAGAAACGTTCTGACCGTCTTGGCCATGTTTGGGATCCTGGGTTACGGCCTATTCATTTCCATGGCTTTTAAG GACCGTGTCGTGGCCGTCGCtctcggcttcttcgccgcggCCATAGCTATTGCGCAATTCCGCCTCGAACAAGACGATTTTCGGTGGATCACACCTACAATTACTAGCTCGATACTAGTCTTCACAAGCGTTCTGAGTATCAGTCTTAATATTCGCAAGGGCAAGGTACTAGACTGGGAATGCGATGAAAGAAAGGAGGATGATGGCTCGGGGAAGCATTCTGAACTAGTGTAA